In one window of Canis aureus isolate CA01 chromosome 36, VMU_Caureus_v.1.0, whole genome shotgun sequence DNA:
- the LOC144306037 gene encoding uncharacterized protein C14orf119 homolog has product MLLESSPSSMPLSLPPPLPSVPDSITNSSPPPVSYITSQEMKCILHWFASWSGPQRERFLQDLVAKAVPGKLQPLLEGLEQLSVSRANRPPCIFGCQPRLWDQWFRGWAEQERNEFVRQLEVSEPDFVAKFYQAVAATAGKD; this is encoded by the coding sequence ATGCTGCTGGAATCATCTCCCTCTTCAATGCCACTATCGCTCCCTCCTCCTTTACCCTCAGTACCAGATAGTATTACTaactcttccccacccccagtgtCTTACATCACTTCCCAGGAGATGAAGTGTATTCTTCACTGGTTTGCCAGTTGGTCAGGTCCCCAGCGTGAACGTTTCCTCCAGGACCTGGTAGCTAAGGCAGTGCCAGGAAAATTACAGCCACTGCTGGAAGGGCTGGAGCAGCTTAGTGTGTCTAGAGCAAACCGACCACCTTGTATCTTTGGGTGCCAGCCACGTCTTTGGGATCAGTGGTTTCGAGGTTGGGCTGAGCAGGAGCGCAATGAATTTGTCAGGCAGCTGGAGGTCAGTGAGCCAGACTTCGTGGCAAAGTTTTACCAAGCAGTGGCTGCTACAGCTGGTAAAGACTGA
- the CLK1 gene encoding dual specificity protein kinase CLK1 isoform X2 codes for MLEWFEHHGHICIVFELLGLSTYDFIKENGFLPFRLDHIRKMAYQICKSVNFLHSNKLTHTDLKPENILFVQSDYTEAYNPKMKRDERTLINADIKVVDFGSATYDDEHHSTLVSTRHYRAPEVILALGWSQPCDVWSIGCILIEYYLGFTVFPTHDSKEHLAMMERILGPLPKHMIQKTRKRKYFHHDRLDWDEHSSAGRYVSRRCKPLKEFMLSQDAEHELLFDLIEKMLEYDPAKRITLKEALKHPFFYPLKKAT; via the exons ATGTTGGAGTGGTTTGAACATCATGGTCACATTTGCATTGTGTTTGAACTACTAGGACTTAGTACTTACGACTTCATTAAAGAAAATGGTTTTCTGCCGTTTCGTCTGGATCATATCAGGAAGATGGCATATCAGATATGCAAGTCAGTGAATT TTCTGCACAGTAACAAGTTGACTCACACAGACTTAAAGCCTGAAAACATCTTATTTGTGCAGTCTGACTACACAGAGGCATATAATCCCAAAATG AAACGTGATGAACGAACCTTAATAAATGCAGATATTAAAGTTGTAGACTTTGGAAGTGCAACCTATGATGATGAACATCACAGTACCTTGGTATCTACAAGGCATTATAGGGCGCCTGAAGTTATTTTGG CCCTAGGATGGTCCCAGCCATGTGATGTCTGGAGTATAGGATGCATTCTCATTGAATACTACCTTGGGTTTACAGTATTTCCA aCACATGATAGTAAGGAGCATTTGGCAATGATGGAAAGGATTCTTGGACCTTTACCAAAACATATGATACAGAAAACCAG GAAACGTAAATATTTCCATCATGATCGATTAGACTGGGATGAACACAGTTCTGCTGGCAGATATGTTTCACGGCGCTGTAAACCTCTGAAG GAATTTATGCTCTCTCAGGATGCTGAACATGAGCTTCTCTTTGACCTCATCGAGAAAATGTTGGAGTATGATCCAGCTAAAAGGATTACTCTCAAAGAAGCCTTAAAGCATCCTTTCTTTTACCCCCTAAAAAAAGCTACATAG